One region of Oncorhynchus nerka isolate Pitt River linkage group LG22, Oner_Uvic_2.0, whole genome shotgun sequence genomic DNA includes:
- the LOC115105842 gene encoding serine/threonine-protein kinase TAO3-like: MSGYKRMRRQHQKQLIALENRLKAEMDELRLRLQKEVETHANNTYIELERLAKRHAVHTDKELKAATAEEKRIQQQIIAQQKKELTTFLDNQKREYRLCKEKIKEEMNEDPSTPKEEKQERLSRHKETVQRSQADDEAHLLDQQRLVYDRSCRAMKRRTLVRRHEFEHEQMREELNKKKTQKEMEQALMIRQDESTQELERRQLQTLQRLRVELIRLQHQTELENQEEYNGRRQRELHRKHALEQRQQPRNLKMLEMQIKKQFQDTCKVQNKQYKSLRNHQLEVSPKSEHKAILKSLKEEQTRKLAVLAEQYEQSINEMMASQAMRLEEEQQGECQALKQQLQQEMELLDAYQNKTKAQTEAQHEQELQKLEQEVSLRRAHLEQKIEEELASLQKERTERIKHLFERQEREMDAFDAESAKLGFGSLGSLDFPKEDDR, encoded by the exons ATGTCTGGTTATAAGCGCATGCGGCGGCAGCACCAGAAGCAGCTGATCGCCCTGGAGAACAGGCTGAAGGCGGAGATGGATGAGCTTAGGCTCCGGTTGCAGAAAGAAGTGGAGACCCACGCAAACAACACTTACATAGAACTGGAGAGACTGGCCAAACGGCACGCTGTTCACACAGACAAAGAG TTAAAGGCAGCTacagcagaggagaagaggatccAGCAACAGATCATTGCCCAGCAAAAGAAGGAGCTGACCACCTTCTTAGACAACCAGAAGAGAGAGTACAGGCTCTGTAAAGAGAAGATCAAAGAG GAGATGAATGAGGACCCCAGTACACCCAAGGAGGAGAAGCAGGAGCGTCTGTCCAGGCACAAGGAGACGGTGCAGCGCTCACAGGCTGATGATGAGGCCCATCTCCTTGACCAGCAGAGGCTGGTCTATGACAGGAGTTGCCGGGCCATGAAACGCAGGACACTAGTCAGGAGGCACGAGTTTGAACACGAGCAAATGAGAGAG GAGCTGAATAAGAAGAAGACCCAGAAGGAGATGGAGCAGGCCCTGATGATCCGACAGGACGAGTCCACTCAGGAGCTGGAGCGCAGGCAGCTGCAGACACTGCAGAGGCTCCGTGTTGAGCTGATCCGCCTGCAGCACCAGACCGAGTTGGAGAACCAGGAGGAGTACAACGGCCGGCGGCAGAGAGAGCTGCACAGGAAGCACGCCCTAGAGCAGAGGCAGCAGCCCCGGAACCTCAAG ATGTTGGAGATGCAGATCAAGAAACAGTTCCAGGACACGTGTAAAGTGCAGAACAAGCAGTACAAATCCCTGAGGAACCATCAGCTTGAGGTCTCTCCTAAGAGTGAGCACAAAGCCATCCTAAAGTCACTGAAGGAGGAGCAGACACGCAAGCTCGCCGTGCTGGCCGAGCAGTACGAGCAGAGCATCAACGAGATGATGGCCTCACAAGCG ATGCGTCTGGAGGAGGAGCAGCAAGGAGAGTGCCAGGCATTgaagcagcagctgcagcaggagATGGAGCTCCTGGATGCCTACCAGAACAAGACCAAGGCCCAGACAGAAGCCCAACACGAGCAGGAGCTGCAGAAGCTGGAGCAGGAAGTTTCCTTACGCAGGGCCCACCTGGAACAAAAG ATTGAAGAGGAGCTGGCCTCACTTCAGAAGGAACGCACTGAAAGGATCAAGCACCTGTTTGAACggcaagagagggagatggacGCTTTCGATGCAGAGAGCGCTAAGCTGGGGTTTGGGAGCTTAGGATCACTGGACTTCCCCAAGGAGGACGACAGATGa